The nucleotide window GGTTTAGGCTGAGGGGGGTTAAGCAGCTAATCTGCAATGCCTCCATAGCCGACCTGGCCATAGTGTTCGCTAGAGACGTAGAGGCAGGGGGGCTGACGTGCTTCATTGTCGAGGCCAGTAGGCCTGGCTTTGAGAGGCTCAGGGACGAGGAGCTCATGGGCCTGAGGGGCATGCAGGTAGGCTCCTTCGCCCTAAACAACGTAGAGATCCCTGACGAGAACGTGCTCGGTAAGAGAGGTGAGGGCTTTAGGATGCTTAGGAGGCTCATAGCCCATAGCAAAGTAGCCCTATCTGCTCAAGCAGTCGGCTTAGCTCAAGCAGCCCTAGAGGAATCCATTAAGTACGCTAAGCAACGCACCCAGCGAGGTAGGCCTATCGCAG belongs to Candidatus Nezhaarchaeota archaeon and includes:
- a CDS encoding acyl-CoA dehydrogenase family protein, which produces FRLRGVKQLICNASIADLAIVFARDVEAGGLTCFIVEASRPGFERLRDEELMGLRGMQVGSFALNNVEIPDENVLGKRGEGFRMLRRLIAHSKVALSAQAVGLAQAALEESIKYAKQRTQRGRPIAEFQSIQWLLAEMATLVEAARSLVYRVAELMDQGADVIREAAMAKLFTARVAEEVTSMAVQVHGSYGYSKEFKVERLYRDAKSIGVTEGSSEIQRVIIASTLLR